A window of the Anticarsia gemmatalis isolate Benzon Research Colony breed Stoneville strain chromosome W, ilAntGemm2 primary, whole genome shotgun sequence genome harbors these coding sequences:
- the LOC142986020 gene encoding uncharacterized protein LOC142986020, whose protein sequence is MCHAPASQWTEALPLVLLGMRSAWKGDLQGSSAELVYGEPLRLPGQFLCTDDDYLTADVTQYATRLRAYMAKLSPRQTSWHGASSFYVPRDLHTTSHVFVRQDRLGGALEPPYAGPYKVVSRQPKYFTLEVNNKSVTVSIDRLKPAYIAREAQVPAEQVDDDVKRTSSGRRVRFPDYYRP, encoded by the exons ATGTGCCACGCTCCTGCTTCCCAGTGGACCGAAGCTTTGCCACTGGTACTTCTAGGCATGCGTAGCGCCTGGAAAGGCGACCTTCAAGGTTCTTCAGCTGAGCTGGTGTATGGCGAACCTCTTCGCCTACCCGGTCAGTTCCTGTGCACTGATGACGACTACTTAACTGCTGACGTCACACAGTACGCGACGCGTCTTCGCGCGTACATGGCGAAGCTGTCTCCACGTCAAACTTCCTGGCACGGCGCGTCATCATTTTACGTGCCACGCGATCTGCACACAACCTCACACGTTTTTGTTAGACAGGACCGC ttgggaggCGCCTTGGAACCACCATATGCTGGCCCCTATAAGGTTGTCAGCCGACAACCCAAGTACTTCACCTTAGAGGTCAACAACAAGTCGGTGACGGTGTCCATCGACCGGCTCAAACCGGCGTACATCGCAAGGGAGGCTCAGGTTCCAGCTGAACAGGTCGACGATGACGTCAAACGCACTTCCAGTGGCAGAAGAGTTCGCTTCCCGGATTATTATCGCCCGTAG